From a region of the Cucumis sativus cultivar 9930 chromosome 6, Cucumber_9930_V3, whole genome shotgun sequence genome:
- the LOC101205957 gene encoding eukaryotic translation initiation factor 3 subunit F: MATTETTVLQFSHSSNTLSAKVHPLVIFNICDCYVRRPDQADRVIGTLLGSVLPDGTVDIRNSYAVPHNEFSDQVALDIDYHHNMLSSHQKVNPKEVIVGWYSTGTGVTGGSALIHEFYSREVANPIHLTVDTGFKNGEGTIKAYISVNLSLGDRQLAAQFQEIPLDLRMVEAERLGFDILKTTSIDKLPNDLEGMEASMERLLALIDDIYKYVDNVVEGHVEADNTIGRFLADTVASLPKLSPAAFDKLMNDNVQDHLLLLYLSSITRTQLSLAEKLNTAAQIL; encoded by the exons ATGGCAACGACCGAGACCACAGTTTTGCAATTTTCACACTCTTCTAACACTTTATCTGCCAAGGTTCATCCTTTGGTTATCTTCAACATTTGTGATTGCTATGTCAGGCGCCCCGACCAGGCCGATCGAGTCATTGGTACTCTTCTTGGCTCGGTTTTACCTGATGGAACTGTTGATATTCGTAACTCTTATGCTGTTCCCCATAACGAGTTCTCGGATCAG GTTGCGCTGGATATTGACTATCATCACAATATGTTAAGTTCACATCAAAAAGTTAATCCAAAGGAAGTTATCGTTGGATG GTACTCCACTGGTACGGGAGTAACGGGTGGCAGTGCATTGATACACGAATTTTATTCAAGAGAAGTTGCAAACCCTATTCACCTTACTGTTGATACTGGGTTTAAGAATGGTGAAGGGACGATAAAAGCATATATCTCTGTCAATTTGTCCCTGGGAGATAGACAGCTTGCTGCTCAGTTTCAAGAAATTCCTTTGGATCTTCGAATGGTCGAAGCTGAGAGACTTGGAT TTGATATTCTGAAGACAACTTCTATTGATAAACTGCCAAATGATTTGGAAGGAATGGAAGCTTCAATGGAGAGATTGCTTGCCTTAATCGAcgacatttataaatatgttgatAACGTTGTG GAAGGGCACGTTGAGGCTGACAACACGATAGGGAGATTTCTAGCTGACACTGTAGCATCTCTTCCAAAACTGTCGCCAGCTGCTTTTGATAAGCTGATGAATGACAACGTGCAG GACCATTTGCTGTTGCTGTATTTGTCAAGTATTACCCGGACACAGTTGAGCTTGGCTGAAAAGTTGAATACCGCAGCTCAGATCCTGTAA
- the LOC101205729 gene encoding nematode resistance protein-like HSPRO2, translating into MVDLGWKANMVSSDKTTTATTTKSSKVIPILNNKLNLSLPVSFRSSELSTASPSSCSSYEHYLRLNHLRKLWSSKEFPEWRNESVLKPGLQALEITFRFISTVLSDPRPYANRREWKRKLQSLTTTQIQLIAMICEDDEEDGESRGRVPIVDLSSSDGMITRDGSSAEVWKIHGEATVVNRTSESSLLPRLASWQSSEDIAQLIQYSVECEMRRCPYTLGLGEPNLAGKPNLDYDLICKPNELHSLRKSPYEQIENYENQTVYTTHQILESWIYSAHELLKRIEERIEKKDFAGAARDCYMMERIWKLLQEIEDLHLLMDPDDFLKLKNQLAIKSLQESEAFCFRSTTLVEITKQCKDLKHKVPLILDVEVDPMGGPRIQEAAMKLYSEKQESEKIHLLQALQAIESGIKKFFFAYKQVLVMVMGSLEGKGNRVVVSSNSDDSLSQIFLEPTYFPSLDAAKTFLGDLHGVFGSDRRTRMKI; encoded by the coding sequence ATGGTTGATTTGGGTTGGAAGGCAAACATGGTTTCCTCCGACAAGACTACCACCGCCACCACCACTAAATCCTCTAAGGTCATCCCCATCCTCAACAACAAGCTTAATCTATCTCTTCCTGTTTCCTTCCGTTCTTCTGAGCTCTCAACTGCTTCACCTTCCTCTTGTTCCTCATACGAACACTACCTTCGTCTCAATCATCTCAGGAAGTTATGGAGTTCTAAGGAGTTTCCTGAATGGAGGAATGAGTCCGTGTTGAAGCCGGGTTTACAGGCTTTGGAGATTACTTTCCGCTTCATATCGACCGTTTTGTCTGATCCACGTCCCTATGCGAACCGCCGGGAGTGGAAGAGGAAGCTTCAGTCTCTTACCACCACTCAGATCCAACTCATTGCTATGATTTGTGAGGACGACGAAGAGGACGGTGAATCACGCGGTAGAGTTCCGATTGTCGATCTCAGTTCATCAGACGGTATGATTACTCGAGACGGAAGCTCCGCGGAGGTTTGGAAGATTCATGGAGAAGCTACTGTTGTGAACAGAACGAGTGAATCCAGTCTTCTTCCTCGACTTGCGTCATGGCAGAGCTCTGAAGATATTGCGCAGTTGATTCAATACTCTGTTGAATGTGAGATGAGGAGATGCCCGTACACGTTAGGGTTAGGGGAGCCGAATTTGGCTGGGAAACCAAATCTTGATTACGATCTAATTTGTAAGCCAAACGAGCTTCATTCTTTGAGGAAGAGTCCGTACGAACAGATCGAAAATTACGAGAATCAAACGGTTTACACAACGCACCAGATCCTGGAGTCGTGGATTTACTCGGCGCATGAACTTCTGAAACGAATTGAAGAGAGAATCGAGAAGAAGGATTTCGCCGGAGCTGCGAGAGATTGTTATATGATGGAACGGATCTGGAAGCTTCTACAAGAGATTGAAGATCTTCATCTTCTAATGGATCCGGATGATTTCCTAAAGCTGAAGAATCAATTAGCGATAAAATCACTTCAAGAATCAGAAGCGTTCTGCTTCAGATCGACGACGTTGGTAGAGATTACAAAGCAATGCAAGGATCTGAAGCACAAGGTGCCGTTGATATTGGATGTGGAAGTTGATCCAATGGGGGGACCAAGGATTCAAGAGGCGGCGATGAAATTGTACAGCGAGAAACAAGAGTCggagaagattcatcttctgCAAGCTCTGCAAGCGATTGAATCGGGGATAAAGAAATTCTTCTTCGCATACAAGCAAGTTCTGGTGATGGTGATGGGAAGCTTAGAGGGGAAGGGGAACCGAGTTGTGGTGAGTTCGAACTCGGATGATTCATTGAGTCAGATATTTCTGGAACCAACTTATTTTCCGAGTTTAGACGCTGCTAAGACGTTTCTTGGAGATTTACATGGTGTTTTCGGGTCAGATCGAAGGACCCGGATGAAGATTTAG
- the LOC101205492 gene encoding auxin transporter-like protein 1: protein MATSKQGEGGMNNQSMNESIERDEEEKGNQSPLSFKSLLWHGGSVYDAWFSCASNQVAQVLLTLPYSFSQLGMLSGIIFQVFYGIIGSWTAYLISILYVEYRSRKEKENVSFKNHVIQWFEVLDGLLGPYWKAVGLAFNCTFLLFGSVIQLIACASNIYYINDKLDKRTWTYIFGACCATTVFIPSFHNYRIWSFLGLGMTTYTAWYLTIASLLHGQVEGVQHSGPTKMVLYFTGATNILYTFGGHAVTVEIMDAMWKPRKFKLIYLIATLYVFTLTIPSATAVYWAFGDQLLTHSNAFSLLPTNGWRTTAVVLMLIHQFITFGFASTPLYFVWEKVIGMHETKSMCLRALARLPVVIPIWFLAIIFPFFGPINSAVGALLVSFTVYIIPSLAHMLTFRSASARQNAVEKLPIFLPSWAAMYVVNSFIVIWVLVIGFGFGGWASMANFIKQVDTFGLFAKCYQCPPQGPAIPHH from the exons ATGGCAACCTCCAAACAGGGTGAAGGAGGGATGAATAATCAAAGTATGAATGAATCAAttgaaagagatgaagaagagaagggaaaTCAATCTCCATTGAGCTTTAAAAGCTTACTCTGGCATGGTGGCTCTGTTTATGATGCTTGGTTTAGTTGTGCATCAAATCAG GTAGCTCAAGTTTTGTTGACTCTGCCATACTCATTTTCCCAACTGGGTATGCTCTCAGGGATCATATTTCAAGTGTTCTATGGGATTATTGGGAGCTGGACTGCATACTTGATCAGTATTCTTTACGTCGAGTATCGAAGTCGAAAGGAAAAGGAGAATGTCAGTTTCAAGAACCATGTGATTCAG TGGTTTGAAGTGCTGGATGGGTTGTTGGGTCCATATTGGAAGGCTGTTGGATTGGCTTTCAACTGTACTTTCCTCCTCTTTGGATCTGTTATTCAGCTAATTGCTTGTGCAAG caacatatattacataaatgaCAAATTAGACAAAAGGACATGGACATATATATTTGGAGCATGCTGTGCTACAACTGTGTTTATACCATCTTTTCACAACTATAGAATATGGTCTTTTCTTGGCCTTGGAATGACCACTTACACTGCTTGGTACTTGACCATTGCTTCTCTTCTTCATGGCCAG GTTGAGGGGGTGCAACATTCTGGGCCAACCAAAATGGTGCTGTACTTCACTGGGGCAACCAACATACTTTACACTTTTGGTGGCCATGCTGTCACTGT GGAAATAATGGACGCGATGTGGAAGCCacgaaaattcaaattgatttatcTGATCGCTACTCTCTACGTCTTCACTTTAACCATCCCCTCCGCCACCGCCGTCTACTGGGCTTTCGGCGACCAACTTCTCACCCACTCCAACgccttttctcttcttcccaCCAACGGATGGCGCACCACCGCCGTCGTTTTGATGCTTATTCACCAG TTCATAACATTTGGGTTTGCTTCTACGCCCTTGTATTTCGTCTGGGAGAAAGTGATTGGAATGCATGAAACAAAGAGCATGTGTCTTAGAGCGCTTGCCCGATTACCTGTTGTGATACCCATTTGGTTTTTGGCCAttattttccccttttttgGACCCATTAACTCTGCGGTGGGGGCTCTTCTGGTTAGCTTCACCGTCTACATCATCCCTTCTTTAGCCCATATGCTCACTTTCAGATCTGCCTCTGCCCGACAG AATGCTGTTGAGAAACTTCCAATTTTCCTACCTAGTTGGGCAGCCATGTATGTGGTGAACAGTTTTATAGTGATCTGGGTCCTGGTCATTGGGTTTGGATTTGGAGGGTGGGCTAGCATGGCCAATTTCATCAAGCAAGTTGACACTTTTGGGCTTTTTGCTAAGTGCTACCAGTGTCCACCTCAGGGCCCAGCAATTCCTCATCATTGA
- the LOC101218050 gene encoding uncharacterized protein LOC101218050 isoform X1, which yields MAPRLRRKKRPNLRIDAALDAMKQFGFPPKLVRDTVKELLDVYGGDDGWVFIEEGSYALLIDSLLEKQNEGAIEVVHDNERVDHQYTSVAGCSLSATDVTPSNEAIMTTAALPANDLDTLFPGDESYWNNKGSVDDDHFRSTFNQSLPAYTPKIRRRKAYHGWVGKDDKEEDLVYLTPDHLPEELAKLLIAGALKKRKKRWDVEPAEA from the exons ATGGCTCCTAGACTGCGAAGGAAAAAg aggCCTAACTTACGAATTGATGCTGCGCTCGATGCTATGAAGCAGTTTGGATTTCCTCCAAAGTTGGTGCGTGACACGGTCAAGGAGCTCCTCGAT GTATATGGAGGAGACGACGGGTGGGTATTCATTGAAGAAGGCTCTTATGCTCTCTTGATCGATAGCCTTCTCGAGAAGCAGAATGAGGGTGCAATCGAAGTG GTTCATGATAATGAAAGAGTAGATCATCAGTACACCTCAGTAGCTGGCTGTTCATTGAGTGCTACCGATGTAACTCCCTCAAATGAAGCTATAATGACCACAGCCGCATTGCCTGCAAATGATTTAG ATACATTATTTCCAGGAGATGAAAGTTATTGGAACAATAAAGGTTCTGTTGACGATGATCATTTTAGGAGTACTTTTAATCAGTCTTTACCTGCATATACCCCCAAAATACGAAGGCGAAAAGCTTATCATGGCTGGGTCGGTAAGGACGACAAGGAGGAGGATCTCGTGTACTTAACCCCAGATCATTTGCCTGAAGAGCTTGCCAAGTTACTCATAGCTGGTGCactgaaaaaaagaaagaagcgTTGGGATGTGGAACCTGCAGAAGCATGa
- the LOC101218050 gene encoding uncharacterized protein LOC101218050 isoform X2 yields MAPRLRRKKRPNLRIDAALDAMKQFGFPPKLVRDTVKELLDVYGGDDGWVFIEEGSYALLIDSLLEKQNEGAIEVVHDNERVDHQYTSVAGCSLSATDVTPSNEAIMTTAALPANDLGDESYWNNKGSVDDDHFRSTFNQSLPAYTPKIRRRKAYHGWVGKDDKEEDLVYLTPDHLPEELAKLLIAGALKKRKKRWDVEPAEA; encoded by the exons ATGGCTCCTAGACTGCGAAGGAAAAAg aggCCTAACTTACGAATTGATGCTGCGCTCGATGCTATGAAGCAGTTTGGATTTCCTCCAAAGTTGGTGCGTGACACGGTCAAGGAGCTCCTCGAT GTATATGGAGGAGACGACGGGTGGGTATTCATTGAAGAAGGCTCTTATGCTCTCTTGATCGATAGCCTTCTCGAGAAGCAGAATGAGGGTGCAATCGAAGTG GTTCATGATAATGAAAGAGTAGATCATCAGTACACCTCAGTAGCTGGCTGTTCATTGAGTGCTACCGATGTAACTCCCTCAAATGAAGCTATAATGACCACAGCCGCATTGCCTGCAAATGATTTAG GAGATGAAAGTTATTGGAACAATAAAGGTTCTGTTGACGATGATCATTTTAGGAGTACTTTTAATCAGTCTTTACCTGCATATACCCCCAAAATACGAAGGCGAAAAGCTTATCATGGCTGGGTCGGTAAGGACGACAAGGAGGAGGATCTCGTGTACTTAACCCCAGATCATTTGCCTGAAGAGCTTGCCAAGTTACTCATAGCTGGTGCactgaaaaaaagaaagaagcgTTGGGATGTGGAACCTGCAGAAGCATGa